Proteins encoded by one window of Marixanthomonas sp. SCSIO 43207:
- the rplU gene encoding 50S ribosomal protein L21, translating to MYAIVEIAGQQFKVAKDQKVFVNRLAIEEGKKVDFDNVLLIGDGDNVTVGAPAIDGALVGAKVLRHLKGDKVIVFKKKRRKGYRVKNGHRQALSEIVIESIASSGAKKKSSAKKEETKKEAPKKETKAAAPKAEAKKTTSKKSTKADDLKKIEGVGPKAMEAMVEAGIDTFAKVAKTKPEKLTEILSEASSRLAHLVTDTWPQQAQLAADGKWEELEKLQDELDGGRK from the coding sequence ATGTATGCAATTGTAGAGATAGCAGGGCAGCAATTTAAAGTTGCAAAAGACCAAAAAGTCTTTGTTAACCGTTTAGCTATAGAAGAAGGTAAAAAAGTTGATTTCGACAACGTACTTCTTATTGGTGATGGTGACAATGTTACTGTTGGCGCCCCGGCTATAGACGGAGCTCTTGTAGGAGCAAAAGTCTTAAGACACCTTAAAGGTGACAAAGTAATAGTTTTCAAAAAGAAACGTAGAAAAGGGTACCGAGTAAAAAACGGTCATAGACAAGCTCTTTCAGAAATCGTTATTGAAAGTATTGCTTCTTCTGGAGCAAAAAAGAAATCTTCTGCTAAGAAAGAAGAAACTAAAAAAGAAGCTCCAAAAAAGGAAACAAAAGCAGCCGCTCCTAAAGCTGAAGCTAAAAAAACCACTTCAAAAAAATCTACCAAGGCAGATGACCTTAAAAAGATTGAAGGAGTTGGACCAAAAGCTATGGAAGCAATGGTTGAAGCAGGAATTGATACTTTTGCGAAAGTAGCAAAAACCAAACCAGAAAAATTAACTGAAATTCTATCTGAAGCAAGTTCAAGACTAGCACATTTAGTTACTGACACTTGGCCACAGCAAGCTCAATTAGCTGCAGATGGTAAGTGGGAAGAACTAGAAAAGTTACAAGACGAACTTGACGGCGGAAGAAAATAA
- a CDS encoding DUF4199 domain-containing protein: protein MFKIYSRYGVVIAVVVIAYFLLLKLLGLHQYPVLSAANGVVYGAGILLAIKKYKATSTKFQYEKGFEVGFLCGSIATILFTIFMAFYIFEFDTEFAYNILDSWNLNFNKGSLILIISIVIMGFSTSLVLTLAFMQLLKESWNTSEGKRNTM, encoded by the coding sequence ATGTTTAAAATTTACTCAAGATACGGGGTTGTTATTGCCGTAGTAGTTATAGCTTATTTTTTATTGCTGAAATTATTAGGACTGCATCAATATCCCGTTTTAAGTGCTGCAAATGGCGTAGTTTACGGTGCAGGAATTTTGCTAGCCATCAAAAAATATAAAGCAACATCTACAAAGTTTCAATATGAAAAAGGCTTTGAAGTTGGTTTTTTGTGCGGTAGTATAGCAACCATTCTTTTCACAATTTTCATGGCATTTTACATATTTGAATTTGATACTGAATTTGCATACAATATTTTAGACTCTTGGAATCTTAATTTTAACAAAGGCTCACTAATTTTAATTATATCAATTGTAATAATGGGTTTTTCTACATCGTTGGTGCTAACGTTGGCATTTATGCAACTTTTAAAAGAATCGTGGAATACCTCTGAAGGTAAACGAAATACAATGTAA
- a CDS encoding ribonuclease E/G: protein MNYELFIRSSSQEVDFALLKDGKLLELHKEEEDNKFSVGDVFIAKIRKTVPGLNAAFVNVGYEKDAFLHYHDLGPKVTSLLKFVKRVSTGKLKDYSLKNFPFEKEIDKNGGINNALKSNQSILVQIVKEPISTKGPRISSELSIAGRYIVLVPFSDRVSISQKIESKDEKERLKRLLTSIKPKGFGVIIRTVAEGKKVAELDRDLQNLMDRWTAMCKKLRGAHHPSKVLSELNRGASIIRDVFNDDFSAIHIDDETLYLQIKDYVQKIAPDKENIVKLYDSKVPMYEKFGIERQIKTSFGKTVSSSKGTYLVIEHTEAMHVIDVNSGNRSNKSKNQEDTALEVNLIAASEVARQLRLRDMGGIIVVDFIDMGNAGNRKKLYNHLRDEMKTDRAKHKILPPSKFGLIQITRQRVRPEMNIKTREEAPGGENGEIEAPIVVVNKITEDLKKLFNKNYKKITLNTHPFIAAFLIKGFPSVRTKWFMEHKKWVKIQPRDAYTYLEYHFYDKNGEMIK, encoded by the coding sequence GTGAACTACGAATTATTCATTAGATCCAGTTCACAAGAAGTTGATTTTGCCCTTTTAAAAGATGGAAAACTATTAGAATTACATAAAGAGGAAGAAGACAACAAGTTTTCTGTAGGTGATGTGTTTATTGCCAAAATAAGAAAAACTGTTCCAGGACTCAATGCAGCCTTTGTTAACGTAGGCTATGAGAAAGATGCTTTTTTGCATTATCATGATTTGGGCCCAAAGGTAACTTCCCTTTTAAAATTCGTAAAACGTGTAAGCACAGGTAAACTTAAAGACTATTCTTTAAAGAATTTCCCTTTTGAGAAAGAGATTGATAAAAACGGAGGCATCAACAATGCCTTAAAGTCAAATCAATCTATTCTGGTACAAATAGTAAAAGAACCTATATCCACCAAAGGCCCGCGAATAAGCTCTGAGCTTTCAATCGCTGGTAGGTATATAGTATTGGTACCTTTTTCAGACCGTGTTTCTATTTCACAAAAAATAGAAAGTAAAGATGAAAAAGAACGTCTTAAAAGACTATTAACCAGTATAAAACCCAAAGGATTTGGAGTTATTATACGTACTGTAGCAGAAGGCAAAAAAGTAGCAGAACTGGATAGAGATTTACAAAATCTTATGGATCGCTGGACAGCGATGTGTAAAAAGCTACGGGGTGCGCACCACCCAAGTAAGGTGCTTAGCGAGTTAAACCGAGGAGCTTCAATTATTCGAGATGTATTTAATGATGATTTTTCAGCCATACATATTGATGATGAAACTCTTTACTTGCAAATAAAAGATTATGTGCAAAAAATTGCACCAGACAAAGAGAATATTGTTAAGTTATATGACTCAAAAGTACCAATGTATGAAAAGTTTGGTATTGAGCGTCAAATAAAAACATCCTTCGGAAAGACTGTTTCTAGTAGTAAAGGAACTTACTTGGTAATTGAACACACCGAAGCTATGCACGTGATAGACGTGAATAGTGGTAACCGTAGTAACAAATCAAAAAACCAAGAAGACACTGCTCTAGAAGTAAACTTAATTGCAGCTTCTGAAGTAGCACGACAACTACGCCTACGGGATATGGGTGGTATTATTGTGGTAGATTTCATAGATATGGGAAATGCCGGAAACCGTAAAAAACTCTATAACCATCTTAGAGATGAGATGAAAACCGATAGAGCAAAACATAAAATACTACCTCCAAGTAAATTTGGGTTAATCCAAATTACACGCCAACGAGTTCGTCCCGAGATGAATATAAAAACTCGTGAAGAAGCTCCCGGCGGTGAAAATGGAGAAATTGAAGCTCCCATAGTAGTTGTAAACAAAATTACCGAAGACCTTAAAAAACTCTTCAACAAAAACTATAAAAAGATAACTTTAAACACACATCCTTTTATAGCAGCTTTTTTAATTAAAGGCTTTCCATCTGTGCGAACCAAATGGTTTATGGAGCACAAAAAATGGGTAAAAATTCAACCAAGAGATGCTTACACGTATCTGGAATATCATTTTTACGATAAAAACGGAGAAATGATAAAATAA
- a CDS encoding DMT family transporter has translation MKNIDKKWIYLIILSIVWGSSFILIKKALEGLTPLQLGALRTLFAGTFLLVIGFKKLKTIQKREWKWISISAFIGTFIPAFLFAFAETEIDSAIASILNSTTPIMTLLLGAAAFSIGFTRNQLIGVIVGLIGSFFLIWSGSEVNPNQNYWYAGLILISSICYACNVNILKRYLQDVSAFAITVGQFSVIIVPAILVLISSGFFSEATLQSESLYPSLGYLLILAIIGTALAKILFNSLVQLSAPVFASSVTYTIPIVALMWGFLDGEQFSWYQLLAAAVILLGVLLSRKS, from the coding sequence GTGAAAAATATTGATAAAAAATGGATTTATTTAATAATTCTCTCCATCGTATGGGGTAGCTCCTTTATACTTATTAAAAAAGCTTTAGAAGGTCTTACGCCTTTACAGTTAGGAGCTTTACGCACCTTGTTTGCAGGAACTTTCTTGCTAGTGATTGGTTTCAAAAAATTAAAAACCATACAAAAAAGAGAATGGAAATGGATCTCTATTTCAGCTTTCATAGGAACGTTTATCCCTGCGTTCTTATTCGCTTTTGCCGAAACAGAGATTGACAGTGCCATTGCTTCAATATTGAATTCTACGACGCCTATTATGACATTGCTGCTGGGTGCTGCGGCATTTAGTATTGGTTTTACACGTAATCAGTTAATAGGAGTTATTGTAGGTTTAATAGGAAGTTTTTTTCTTATCTGGAGTGGTAGCGAGGTAAATCCTAATCAAAATTATTGGTACGCAGGATTAATATTGATTTCTTCAATATGTTATGCTTGTAATGTAAATATTTTAAAAAGATACCTTCAAGACGTTTCTGCTTTTGCAATAACAGTTGGTCAATTTTCTGTCATTATTGTTCCGGCGATACTTGTTTTAATAAGTTCAGGTTTTTTTTCAGAAGCCACACTGCAATCTGAAAGTTTATATCCTTCGTTAGGTTATTTGTTGATACTGGCTATTATTGGTACTGCTTTGGCCAAAATTTTATTTAATAGTTTAGTGCAGCTAAGCGCGCCTGTTTTTGCCTCATCTGTAACGTATACAATTCCTATTGTTGCTTTAATGTGGGGTTTTCTTGATGGGGAACAATTTAGTTGGTATCAACTGCTGGCGGCAGCTGTAATTTTACTAGGCGTGCTGCTTTCACGTAAAAGTTAA
- a CDS encoding single-stranded DNA-binding protein, giving the protein MSGTLNKVMLIGHTGDEVKMHYFEGGGSIGRFPLATNETYTNRTTGERVSNTEWHNIVVRNKGAEICEKYLKKGDKVYIEGRIKTRKWQDESGNDRYSTEIQCTDFTFLTPKNESGEGATPQGNTGSANTQQNRNNQPQQNQQPQETVGEEEDDLPF; this is encoded by the coding sequence ATGAGTGGAACATTAAATAAAGTGATGCTAATTGGGCATACGGGTGATGAAGTAAAAATGCATTATTTTGAAGGTGGCGGAAGCATTGGGCGTTTCCCTCTTGCAACAAATGAAACCTATACAAACCGTACAACCGGAGAGCGAGTTTCAAATACTGAATGGCACAATATTGTAGTGCGAAATAAAGGAGCTGAAATTTGCGAGAAATACTTGAAAAAAGGTGATAAAGTATATATTGAAGGACGCATTAAAACTCGCAAATGGCAAGATGAAAGTGGTAATGATAGGTATAGTACCGAAATTCAATGTACAGACTTTACGTTTTTAACACCAAAAAATGAATCTGGTGAAGGAGCAACGCCTCAAGGTAATACAGGTAGTGCAAATACTCAACAAAATAGAAATAATCAGCCTCAGCAAAACCAACAACCACAAGAGACGGTAGGTGAAGAGGAAGATGATTTGCCTTTTTAA
- the mutY gene encoding A/G-specific adenine glycosylase, whose amino-acid sequence MPKNTNNFHNKLIIWYLENKRDLPWRKTKNPYHVWLSEIILQQTRVAQGLPYYLAFVDAFPTVFDLAKAPQEKVLKLWQGLGYYSRARNLHASAQYVSETLNGHFPTTYQGLLKLKGVGDYTASAIASICFNEPEAVVDGNVYRVLARVFGIETPINSTAGKKEFKQLAQQLIQTNDPGMYNQAIMEFGARHCVPQNPNCNTCIFANRCEAYKENKVSSLPVKLKKGKTKKRYFNYLVVITKDDKTVLKQRTGKGIWRQLYEFPLIESDQETSEEVLKEMKPFKEFSEKATIDSVTLYNDSLIVHKLSHQHLYTRFWIVEVSEIQMNTVAFSEIENYAVPVLVENFISNFSVFKN is encoded by the coding sequence ATGCCAAAAAATACAAATAATTTTCATAACAAACTAATAATCTGGTACTTGGAAAACAAACGTGATCTGCCTTGGCGAAAAACAAAAAATCCATACCACGTTTGGTTGTCTGAAATTATCTTACAACAAACGCGAGTTGCGCAAGGTTTACCCTATTATTTGGCTTTTGTAGACGCTTTTCCCACCGTTTTTGATTTGGCCAAAGCCCCTCAAGAGAAAGTTTTAAAACTTTGGCAGGGGTTAGGGTATTATTCACGAGCTAGAAACTTACACGCATCTGCTCAATATGTTTCAGAAACATTAAATGGTCATTTTCCTACTACATATCAAGGACTTTTGAAACTTAAAGGAGTGGGTGATTATACGGCAAGTGCTATAGCTTCTATTTGCTTTAATGAGCCAGAAGCGGTTGTAGATGGTAATGTATATAGGGTGCTTGCTCGCGTTTTTGGAATAGAAACTCCTATTAATAGTACTGCCGGAAAAAAAGAGTTTAAGCAATTGGCTCAACAATTAATACAAACCAATGACCCCGGAATGTATAATCAAGCCATTATGGAATTTGGTGCTAGGCATTGTGTGCCGCAGAATCCAAACTGTAATACCTGTATTTTTGCTAATCGCTGCGAAGCGTATAAAGAAAATAAAGTGTCGTCACTGCCTGTAAAACTGAAAAAAGGAAAAACAAAAAAACGATACTTTAATTATCTGGTGGTTATTACAAAAGATGACAAAACAGTTTTAAAACAGCGAACCGGTAAAGGGATTTGGAGGCAGTTGTATGAATTTCCGCTTATTGAGAGTGATCAAGAAACTTCAGAAGAAGTATTAAAAGAAATGAAACCTTTTAAAGAATTTTCAGAAAAAGCTACCATTGATTCTGTTACATTATATAATGACTCTCTTATAGTGCATAAACTATCTCATCAACATTTGTATACTAGGTTTTGGATTGTTGAGGTTTCAGAAATACAAATGAATACCGTTGCTTTTTCAGAAATAGAAAACTATGCTGTTCCTGTGTTGGTTGAGAATTTTATTTCAAACTTTTCGGTTTTTAAAAACTGA
- a CDS encoding MarC family protein, producing the protein MEFNFKQIATATMVLFAVIDIIGSIPVIISLREKSGKIKSGRASIISAVVLIVFLFIGERILNLIGINVNEFAVAGALVLFFIALEMVLGITLFKQNEGNLDMATVFPIAFPIVAGPGSLTTLLSLRAEFELENIIVAIFVNIIVVFIVLKTSSSLQKFLGKNGIGIIEKIFGVILLAIAVKLFTSNIQELFN; encoded by the coding sequence ATGGAGTTTAATTTTAAACAAATTGCAACCGCTACTATGGTATTGTTTGCGGTGATAGATATTATAGGAAGTATTCCTGTAATTATTTCATTACGTGAAAAATCTGGAAAAATTAAAAGCGGTCGGGCATCGATTATATCGGCAGTTGTATTGATTGTCTTTTTGTTTATTGGGGAACGTATTTTAAACCTTATTGGTATTAATGTAAACGAATTTGCCGTTGCGGGTGCATTGGTATTGTTTTTTATTGCCTTAGAAATGGTTTTGGGTATCACGCTTTTTAAACAAAACGAAGGTAATCTTGACATGGCTACTGTTTTTCCTATTGCATTTCCTATTGTTGCAGGTCCTGGAAGTTTAACTACATTACTGTCGTTACGAGCAGAATTTGAATTGGAAAACATCATTGTTGCCATATTTGTAAATATTATAGTCGTTTTTATTGTTTTAAAAACCTCATCTTCTCTTCAGAAGTTTTTAGGAAAAAACGGAATAGGGATTATTGAAAAGATTTTTGGAGTCATATTATTGGCAATTGCAGTAAAGCTGTTTACATCCAATATTCAGGAATTATTTAATTAA
- a CDS encoding gliding motility-associated protein GldE, translating to MDPEPPSLLITALVSYTEVPGIIMLVVLLLFSAMVSGAEVAFFSLSATDFESNEDSAISRKLQIVQKLLDRPKKLLATILIANNLINIAIVLLFETLSDSWFEGVNYAINLYFFQLSLLLILKIGVATFLILLFGEILPKIYASRNKVSFSLFMAYPLQILDKLFSPLSLPMRSTTLFIHNRFGKQKPNISVDQLSQALELTNEEDTTHEEQKILKGIVTFGNTDTKQVMKPRMDIFALSEDLSYKEIMPPIIENGYSRIPVFKDNIDNITGILYVKDLMPYIDRKTLDWKTLKREAYFVPENKKLDDLLNEFKEMKMHLAIVVDEYGGTSGLISLEDIIEEIVGEISDEFDDVDLVFSKLDENNYVFEGKTPLKDFYKVIGLEDPQVFEDEKGEAETLAGFLLEISKGFPKKNEIITFHHYSFTIEAFDNKRIKQIKLSITV from the coding sequence TTGGATCCGGAACCCCCGAGTTTATTGATTACTGCATTAGTTAGCTATACGGAAGTCCCCGGTATTATTATGCTGGTGGTTTTGTTACTATTTTCAGCAATGGTTTCTGGCGCCGAAGTTGCTTTTTTCTCACTTTCGGCAACAGATTTTGAATCAAACGAAGATAGTGCGATCTCGAGGAAACTTCAGATAGTTCAAAAATTACTTGATAGACCAAAAAAACTTCTTGCAACAATACTTATAGCAAATAACCTTATCAATATTGCTATTGTATTATTATTTGAAACCTTAAGCGATAGCTGGTTTGAAGGGGTGAATTATGCAATTAACCTTTACTTTTTTCAGTTAAGCCTATTGCTTATTTTGAAAATAGGTGTAGCAACTTTTTTAATTTTGCTTTTTGGTGAAATTTTACCCAAGATTTATGCAAGCCGTAATAAGGTAAGTTTTTCATTGTTTATGGCTTATCCGTTGCAAATTTTGGACAAGTTGTTTTCACCGCTTAGCTTACCAATGCGAAGCACTACATTGTTTATTCATAATCGCTTCGGAAAACAAAAGCCAAACATAAGCGTAGATCAATTGTCTCAAGCACTCGAACTTACCAATGAAGAAGATACTACTCACGAGGAACAAAAAATTTTAAAAGGAATTGTCACTTTTGGAAATACCGATACAAAACAAGTGATGAAACCTCGTATGGATATTTTTGCGTTAAGTGAAGACTTGTCTTACAAAGAAATTATGCCTCCCATTATAGAAAACGGATATTCGCGTATTCCTGTTTTTAAGGACAATATTGATAACATTACCGGTATTTTATATGTTAAAGACTTGATGCCTTACATAGACCGTAAAACCCTAGATTGGAAAACCTTAAAACGTGAGGCTTATTTTGTTCCTGAAAATAAAAAACTAGATGATTTGTTAAATGAATTTAAAGAAATGAAAATGCATTTGGCTATTGTCGTTGATGAGTATGGTGGTACAAGCGGGCTTATTTCTTTAGAAGATATTATTGAAGAAATTGTAGGGGAGATTAGTGATGAGTTTGATGATGTAGATCTGGTATTTTCAAAACTAGATGAAAACAACTATGTTTTTGAAGGAAAAACTCCTTTAAAAGATTTTTATAAAGTGATAGGTCTTGAAGATCCTCAGGTTTTTGAGGATGAAAAAGGTGAAGCCGAAACGCTAGCTGGTTTTTTATTGGAAATATCAAAAGGGTTTCCAAAAAAGAACGAAATAATAACCTTCCATCACTATTCGTTTACAATTGAAGCGTTTGATAATAAACGTATTAAACAAATAAAACTTTCTATAACTGTATGA
- a CDS encoding regulatory protein RecX, whose product MNTVKTYTVEEATRKLESYCAYQERCHKEVEQKLKTMRMIPEAINHIMHHLLQHNFLNETRFAKAFARGKFKNKKWGKQRITRELKHRDISAYNIKKALQEISEVAYYNTFHDLAEKRIDQLKSEKNIQKKRKKLADYLLYRGWESNLVYEKVRELTS is encoded by the coding sequence GTGAATACAGTAAAAACATACACCGTAGAAGAAGCAACTCGAAAACTTGAAAGCTACTGCGCCTATCAAGAACGTTGTCACAAAGAAGTGGAACAAAAGCTTAAAACAATGCGCATGATTCCTGAAGCGATCAATCACATCATGCATCATTTACTACAACATAATTTTTTAAATGAAACACGCTTTGCAAAGGCCTTTGCCCGCGGAAAGTTTAAAAACAAAAAATGGGGTAAACAACGCATCACTCGTGAATTAAAACATAGGGATATTTCGGCATATAATATCAAGAAAGCTTTGCAAGAAATTTCAGAAGTGGCATATTATAATACCTTTCACGACCTTGCAGAAAAACGTATAGACCAATTAAAAAGTGAGAAAAACATTCAAAAGAAAAGAAAAAAACTAGCTGATTACCTGCTGTACAGAGGCTGGGAAAGCAACCTAGTGTATGAAAAGGTGAGAGAATTAACTTCATAA
- a CDS encoding HU family DNA-binding protein has product MTKADIVAKISEKEGMEKADVQAVIETFMSEVKNSLEGGDNVYLRGFGSFIIKKRAEKTGRNISKNTTIKIPAHNIPAFKPAKVFVEGVKTNVEVK; this is encoded by the coding sequence ATGACGAAAGCAGATATTGTAGCGAAAATCTCAGAAAAAGAAGGAATGGAAAAAGCTGATGTACAGGCAGTAATTGAAACTTTTATGAGTGAAGTGAAAAATTCACTAGAAGGTGGAGACAATGTTTACCTAAGAGGTTTTGGAAGTTTTATCATCAAGAAGAGAGCTGAAAAGACAGGTAGAAATATTTCAAAAAACACTACTATTAAAATTCCAGCTCATAACATTCCCGCTTTTAAACCAGCAAAAGTATTTGTAGAGGGTGTAAAAACCAACGTTGAAGTAAAATAA
- the gldD gene encoding gliding motility lipoprotein GldD, whose protein sequence is MRFLAALFLCFLILACNEEVVIKPEAKLRLDYPQASYSTVQLDCPYSFKINTNATLNTAAGCNVDVEYPSMRATVYLTYQSVKNNNIDSLLYDAQKLTYDHTIKANSILEQPRVDSINNVYGMFYMIDGNAATQSQFYVTDSVNHFITGSVYFKAKPNFDSIYPAVVYLREDIRRIMETIKWK, encoded by the coding sequence ATGAGATTTTTAGCTGCTCTTTTTCTGTGTTTTTTAATTTTAGCTTGTAATGAAGAAGTTGTGATAAAACCAGAGGCCAAGCTTAGGCTAGATTACCCTCAGGCTTCTTATAGTACAGTTCAATTAGATTGTCCTTATTCGTTTAAAATTAATACAAATGCAACACTAAACACTGCTGCTGGATGTAACGTTGATGTAGAGTACCCTTCTATGCGCGCTACAGTTTATCTCACATATCAATCTGTAAAAAATAATAATATAGACTCATTATTATATGACGCTCAAAAGCTCACTTATGATCATACCATAAAAGCAAATAGTATCTTAGAGCAACCGCGAGTAGATTCTATTAATAATGTGTATGGAATGTTTTATATGATTGACGGAAATGCAGCAACACAGTCACAATTTTACGTAACAGATAGTGTAAACCATTTTATTACCGGATCGGTTTATTTTAAAGCAAAACCAAACTTTGATTCTATTTACCCAGCTGTTGTTTATTTGCGTGAAGATATAAGGCGTATTATGGAAACCATAAAATGGAAATAA
- the rpmA gene encoding 50S ribosomal protein L27 has protein sequence MAHKKGVGSSKNGRESESKRLGVKIFGGQNAVAGNIIVRQRGMEHHPADNVYAGKDYTLHAKIDGVVKFTKKKNNKSYVSIVPAAEA, from the coding sequence ATGGCACATAAAAAAGGAGTAGGTAGTTCTAAGAACGGTAGAGAATCAGAATCGAAACGCTTAGGTGTTAAGATATTTGGTGGTCAAAATGCTGTTGCAGGAAATATCATCGTAAGACAACGTGGTATGGAACATCACCCAGCAGATAATGTATATGCAGGTAAAGACTATACATTACACGCTAAAATTGACGGTGTTGTTAAGTTTACCAAAAAGAAGAACAACAAATCTTATGTATCTATTGTACCAGCTGCTGAAGCTTAA
- a CDS encoding DUF3109 family protein produces MFQLGKAIISEDIIEKDFVCNLSACKGACCIEGEAGAPVTQDETEILKNIYPKVKPFLRPEGIQAIEEQGTYIKSPNDELETPLVNGKECAYVTFTENGTASCGIEDAFNAGEIDFRKPISCHLYPVRIQEYSEFSAINYHRWPICDDACTLGKELQVPIYKFVKDALIRKYGENWYAELEKIADTY; encoded by the coding sequence ATGTTTCAATTAGGAAAAGCAATTATTTCAGAAGATATTATTGAGAAAGACTTTGTTTGCAACTTAAGCGCTTGCAAAGGCGCCTGCTGCATTGAAGGAGAGGCGGGTGCTCCTGTTACTCAAGATGAAACTGAAATATTAAAAAATATTTACCCCAAAGTAAAGCCATTTTTAAGACCAGAAGGTATTCAAGCCATTGAAGAACAAGGTACTTATATTAAAAGCCCGAATGATGAGCTAGAAACACCTTTGGTAAATGGTAAAGAATGTGCCTATGTAACCTTTACCGAAAACGGAACCGCCAGTTGCGGTATTGAAGACGCTTTTAATGCCGGCGAAATAGATTTTAGAAAACCAATTTCTTGTCATTTATACCCTGTTCGCATTCAGGAGTATAGTGAGTTTTCGGCTATTAATTACCACAGGTGGCCTATTTGTGATGATGCTTGTACCTTAGGTAAAGAACTGCAAGTGCCTATTTATAAATTTGTAAAAGATGCACTTATAAGAAAGTATGGCGAAAACTGGTATGCCGAACTTGAAAAAATTGCAGATACCTATTAA